One window of the Natronomonas marina genome contains the following:
- a CDS encoding sensor histidine kinase, with protein sequence MKGEETTSRINASTAKVLAMDYNHRFSRNQGVPWRSGRGRWAPPPLELNAARITLIYTVLGMGALIVSDYLLVGPLSDPILAQVQALKGTVEVLLTGGLIFVLTRTRERQMNQVTSTIEQQRDELQLLHRVVRHNLRNDINVLYGCLDLFTTDGTPAETTDPHQTAYDKLVEMEANLERLRQIRQIAESSPDITTVTIPDAIYSVLGAHPDITEDVAVSVSSPAEIAIECNQMLREGIDEVLTNAIQHNTTDNPAIDIDVAPEDGPPGMVSIHITDNGPGLPQQEIEAIRARRDGELSQVSHSNGLGLWFVDWMLTHSGGDLQVNISDPDGTRITLCLPRAENE encoded by the coding sequence GTGAAGGGTGAAGAAACGACCAGTAGAATTAATGCGTCGACAGCGAAAGTATTGGCTATGGATTATAATCATCGTTTCTCCAGGAATCAAGGTGTCCCCTGGCGCAGCGGGCGTGGCCGGTGGGCACCGCCCCCGCTTGAGCTGAACGCAGCCCGAATCACGCTGATCTACACGGTGCTTGGTATGGGCGCACTCATCGTCTCAGATTACCTCCTCGTCGGCCCGTTGTCTGACCCGATTTTGGCGCAGGTGCAGGCCCTCAAGGGCACCGTCGAAGTCTTACTCACTGGCGGACTGATTTTTGTCCTCACACGGACTCGTGAACGGCAAATGAATCAGGTGACCTCGACGATAGAACAGCAGCGCGACGAGCTGCAGCTGCTGCATCGGGTCGTGCGGCACAACCTCCGCAACGACATCAACGTCCTCTACGGGTGTTTGGATCTTTTCACCACGGACGGGACGCCGGCCGAGACAACAGACCCCCACCAGACCGCATACGATAAACTCGTAGAAATGGAAGCGAACCTGGAACGGCTTCGACAAATCCGACAGATCGCAGAATCGAGTCCCGACATCACGACGGTTACGATACCGGATGCGATTTACTCGGTCCTGGGGGCCCACCCCGATATCACCGAGGATGTTGCGGTATCAGTATCAAGCCCAGCGGAGATCGCCATCGAATGCAACCAGATGCTGCGGGAGGGCATCGATGAGGTACTCACCAACGCTATTCAGCACAACACCACCGACAATCCGGCCATCGACATCGACGTTGCCCCTGAGGATGGCCCTCCTGGGATGGTCTCCATCCACATCACGGATAACGGGCCGGGCTTGCCACAACAGGAAATCGAAGCAATCCGGGCCAGACGAGACGGGGAACTGTCCCAAGTGTCACACTCGAACGGCCTCGGACTCTGGTTCGTCGACTGGATGCTCACCCATTCGGGCGGCGACCTCCAAGTCAACATAAGTGATCCCGACGGAACACGCATTACGCTCTGTCTGCCCCGTGCTGAGAACGAATAA
- a CDS encoding tyrosine-type recombinase/integrase, whose translation MDHQQSSNNGWADRHRKALTTRHSHEDVLNDREFELLLEACGELPAPRDFEARVICLLGGRLGLRAGEIAHLQTDWIDWNRNLLQIPKHEPCECGYCKRQASQEAAHNDELSEADAVAARWHPKTVASARSLPFDPSLRIELCLERFADRYDEFPKSRSTINRRVQAAAEGAGLSGRVDPHCLRATAASHHAYKGVAPVPLQALMGWSDLATAQKYIRISGTATADALRRVHHR comes from the coding sequence ATGGATCATCAGCAATCATCAAACAATGGGTGGGCCGATCGGCACCGGAAGGCGTTGACCACCCGCCACTCCCACGAGGATGTGTTGAACGATCGGGAGTTCGAACTCCTCCTGGAAGCCTGTGGCGAGCTGCCAGCACCGAGGGATTTCGAGGCGCGAGTCATCTGCCTGCTCGGTGGCCGGCTCGGGCTGCGTGCCGGCGAAATTGCCCACCTTCAGACCGACTGGATCGACTGGAACCGCAACCTCCTCCAGATTCCAAAGCACGAACCCTGCGAGTGTGGGTACTGTAAGCGGCAGGCCAGCCAGGAAGCCGCCCACAACGACGAGCTGTCGGAGGCTGACGCCGTCGCGGCCCGTTGGCACCCAAAGACGGTTGCGTCCGCCCGGTCGCTGCCGTTCGACCCCTCGTTGCGCATCGAACTCTGTCTTGAACGGTTCGCCGACCGCTACGACGAATTCCCCAAGTCACGTTCGACCATCAACCGCCGCGTCCAGGCCGCCGCTGAGGGAGCCGGCCTCTCGGGCCGCGTGGATCCGCACTGTCTGCGGGCGACTGCAGCTAGCCACCACGCCTACAAAGGCGTTGCACCCGTCCCGCTACAGGCGTTGATGGGCTGGAGCGACCTCGCCACCGCCCAGAAGTACATCCGTATCTCCGGCACCGCCACCGCCGACGCCCTGCGACGCGTCCACCACCGATAA
- a CDS encoding IS6 family transposase: MAEFDRLNGCIEWIDLSFVERRRTPEWAIQVGIRCHLAGMSTRDASQFLDELGVNRSHVAIHNWVHKADLQPMSTVSADQLAVDEKVIRINGDDYWLYGAVDPQTNEILQFRLFPATTKQTTRWFLAELHRQYRLDGVEFLVDDADYLVNVLDEDGYRFQMMSHGNRNAIERVFWEIERRTSSFANSFTHVEPSTAESWLQALAVRHNSRQS, from the coding sequence ATAGCAGAATTCGACCGCCTCAACGGATGTATCGAGTGGATTGACTTGTCGTTTGTGGAGCGGCGGCGGACTCCCGAGTGGGCGATTCAAGTGGGCATCCGGTGTCATCTCGCCGGTATGTCAACGAGAGATGCCAGTCAATTTCTCGATGAATTGGGAGTCAATCGTAGTCACGTCGCGATTCACAACTGGGTGCACAAGGCCGATCTACAGCCGATGTCAACGGTGAGTGCGGATCAACTTGCGGTTGACGAGAAAGTGATCCGCATCAATGGCGACGACTACTGGCTGTACGGGGCCGTCGATCCCCAAACGAACGAAATCTTGCAGTTTAGGCTGTTTCCAGCTACTACGAAACAGACGACGCGGTGGTTTCTGGCCGAGCTGCATCGGCAATATCGGTTAGATGGCGTCGAATTTCTTGTCGATGACGCCGATTATCTAGTGAACGTCCTCGACGAAGACGGGTACCGATTCCAGATGATGTCACACGGGAATCGGAATGCCATCGAACGTGTCTTTTGGGAAATAGAACGACGAACATCTTCGTTTGCAAATAGTTTCACCCATGTCGAGCCGTCGACAGCAGAATCATGGCTCCAAGCCCTCGCCGTCCGGCACAACTCACGCCAAAGTTAA
- a CDS encoding TROVE domain-containing protein has translation MEFNKPKQTVAEATRTTNYEGGEAFEPSDPRLALYKRTINELLEGSFYETDDEQLAAVVRRFDAAADEDPEFVLKLAAYARQELYLRDIPQVLLVLAANDDRFKDNSPESLIREWAPDIVQRMDETATSLAIHDQLFGGTAPWPLRRGIEDALVSMADAYTLGKYELSRREVTLHDVFNRVHPTPIDTDQEVLFERFMRGDLDDYPDVEPLPSPNTWETVISERGNTRDAWETLIEGEEYSLPIFASIRNLRNMLEAGVDEDTIVEHLDLAAVRYAPLYPFRYYQAYTALQNADVQAPAVDRWLEDAIDVAVETVPDGLGDTFVAVDLSGSMDMALSKNSTLRLKEIGALFGAILADQGAEVGGFGDDFQTVPMHVDTPVLQRQDAVLAIDEDVGNSTNGWKALEYLRDRGEPVERVVVFTDMQIWDSTPFTARDTQTVKAAFDAYRDEVSTDTSLYLVDLASYGDLVTPEGYENVYNISGWSENVLSFIEHAENPKQVIDEIEAFERA, from the coding sequence ATGGAATTCAACAAGCCAAAGCAAACGGTCGCAGAGGCGACGCGAACCACCAACTACGAGGGTGGAGAAGCGTTCGAGCCTTCCGACCCTCGACTCGCACTGTACAAGCGCACTATCAACGAGCTGCTGGAGGGGTCGTTCTACGAAACCGATGACGAGCAACTCGCTGCTGTCGTCCGACGGTTCGACGCCGCGGCCGACGAGGATCCGGAGTTCGTCCTGAAGCTCGCCGCGTACGCGCGCCAGGAACTCTACCTGCGGGACATCCCACAGGTCCTGCTCGTACTGGCAGCCAACGACGACCGATTCAAGGACAACTCCCCCGAGTCGCTCATCCGCGAGTGGGCTCCGGATATCGTCCAGCGGATGGACGAGACGGCAACCAGCCTCGCTATCCACGACCAACTCTTCGGCGGGACTGCCCCGTGGCCGCTTCGACGCGGCATCGAAGACGCACTCGTCTCGATGGCCGACGCCTACACGCTGGGCAAGTACGAACTGTCGCGGCGTGAGGTGACGCTGCACGACGTGTTCAACCGCGTCCACCCCACGCCCATCGACACCGACCAAGAGGTGCTGTTCGAGCGATTCATGCGCGGCGATCTCGACGACTATCCGGACGTCGAACCGTTGCCGTCGCCCAACACCTGGGAGACAGTCATCTCCGAACGTGGCAACACCCGAGACGCGTGGGAGACGCTCATCGAGGGCGAGGAGTACTCGCTGCCGATCTTCGCGTCAATCCGGAACCTCCGGAACATGCTCGAAGCCGGCGTCGACGAGGATACCATCGTGGAACACCTTGACCTGGCAGCAGTCCGGTACGCGCCGCTGTACCCATTCCGGTACTACCAGGCGTACACCGCGCTCCAGAATGCGGACGTCCAAGCACCGGCGGTTGATCGGTGGCTGGAGGACGCAATTGACGTCGCTGTCGAGACGGTGCCCGACGGACTCGGAGATACATTCGTCGCCGTGGACCTCTCGGGATCGATGGACATGGCGCTGTCCAAGAACAGCACGCTCAGGCTGAAGGAGATCGGTGCGTTGTTCGGTGCGATCCTGGCCGACCAAGGTGCCGAGGTCGGCGGGTTCGGTGACGACTTCCAGACCGTTCCGATGCACGTCGACACGCCAGTACTGCAGCGCCAAGATGCGGTGCTGGCCATCGACGAGGACGTCGGGAACTCGACGAACGGCTGGAAGGCACTGGAGTATCTCCGCGACCGAGGCGAACCCGTGGAGCGAGTCGTCGTCTTCACCGACATGCAGATCTGGGACAGCACGCCATTCACGGCGCGCGATACCCAGACAGTCAAGGCAGCGTTCGACGCGTATCGGGACGAGGTCTCCACGGACACCTCCCTGTATCTCGTCGATCTTGCATCCTACGGCGACCTCGTAACCCCGGAAGGCTACGAGAACGTCTACAACATCTCCGGCTGGTCGGAGAACGTCCTCTCGTTCATCGAACACGCCGAAAACCCGAAGCAGGTCATCGATGAAATCGAGGCCTTCGAGCGTGCATAG
- a CDS encoding CNNM domain-containing protein, which produces MEPLEVGLRIFGGIVLIGVNAYFVAIEFALTRLRQYPKSELNTPGLELAWEMTNDLEFYLTTCQVWISGTSIALGIIAEPGLAALFEPLFENTTLASIGAGSLLGFLLINLLHLTHGEQTPTYLGVERSKQVAQYGARPLYWFAKILAPAIWVGDSVAKATLGLFGIEMTQSWTETGEEVIKTRADLRNQLGSVLKEGEVAEDRREEVMNALTIGEQSVEEVMIPPEDIVALSTEDDLESNFGKLEEHPHTRYPLIGENLTDFRGVVYSPALFNHREELFAGDREFTELAAPPMTLSPDTDVSDAIDQFQTEGQELALVIEEGDVVGQVTVTDLLETIIGEVEDPLDQDDPDILD; this is translated from the coding sequence ATGGAACCGCTCGAGGTCGGACTACGGATTTTCGGTGGAATCGTTCTTATCGGGGTGAACGCCTACTTTGTTGCAATCGAATTCGCCCTGACCCGTCTCAGGCAGTACCCCAAATCGGAGCTCAACACACCCGGACTCGAACTCGCATGGGAGATGACTAACGACCTGGAGTTTTACCTGACGACGTGTCAGGTCTGGATCTCCGGGACCAGTATTGCACTGGGGATTATCGCCGAACCCGGACTCGCAGCCCTGTTCGAACCGCTGTTCGAAAACACGACCCTGGCATCGATCGGGGCTGGTTCGCTCCTCGGATTTCTTCTCATCAACCTACTCCATCTCACCCACGGCGAACAGACACCGACGTACCTCGGCGTTGAACGCTCCAAACAGGTCGCCCAGTATGGAGCACGACCACTGTACTGGTTTGCGAAAATACTCGCTCCGGCCATCTGGGTCGGTGACTCGGTTGCAAAGGCAACACTCGGCCTGTTCGGCATCGAGATGACCCAATCATGGACAGAAACCGGTGAGGAAGTCATCAAAACCCGTGCAGACCTCCGGAACCAGCTTGGATCGGTACTCAAAGAGGGCGAGGTGGCTGAGGACCGCCGTGAGGAAGTGATGAACGCCTTGACCATCGGCGAACAATCGGTGGAAGAGGTCATGATTCCGCCCGAGGATATCGTGGCACTGTCTACTGAAGACGATCTCGAATCGAACTTCGGGAAACTCGAAGAGCACCCACATACGCGGTATCCGCTGATTGGTGAGAACCTGACCGACTTCCGTGGAGTCGTCTACAGTCCGGCGCTGTTCAACCACCGTGAAGAACTGTTCGCCGGTGACCGCGAGTTCACTGAACTGGCAGCACCGCCGATGACGCTCTCACCCGATACCGACGTGAGTGATGCGATCGATCAGTTCCAGACGGAAGGGCAGGAACTCGCGCTCGTCATCGAGGAGGGCGATGTGGTCGGGCAGGTGACTGTCACCGACCTGCTGGAGACCATTATTGGTGAGGTCGAAGACCCACTTGATCAAGACGACCCCGACATACTCGATTAG
- a CDS encoding ParA family protein gives MLTYTTYSEAGGVGKSTLAANLADAHAQQGRDVLVIDLDPQQGSLTYLLGITVPRDDGEADNIARHLINRPKGSFTDLVHETPYDFDIIPSHNMLERLPSLLTQAEEMAEDLGESFNTNDRLRQVLADANVPDKYDTIIIDPPATAGPHLYNAVSATRSLVLPVEPTGKGIQSVEGIQDMVVNLETALEADIGVLAIVPNGVGQTTNQEQYLEQIRELGYNAPVVFGDRSALFEGCWDQRCTAFYYVGYHRTRRRDYEVETLDKIRDLAAHIQEVGDQ, from the coding sequence ATGCTCACGTACACAACATACTCTGAGGCTGGGGGCGTCGGGAAAAGCACCCTCGCCGCGAATCTCGCTGACGCGCACGCCCAGCAAGGACGCGACGTACTGGTCATTGACTTAGACCCTCAACAGGGCTCCCTGACGTACTTACTGGGGATCACTGTCCCTCGTGACGATGGAGAAGCTGACAACATCGCTCGCCATCTTATCAACCGACCGAAAGGCAGTTTCACAGATCTCGTTCACGAGACGCCGTATGATTTCGACATCATTCCTTCGCATAATATGCTTGAAAGACTGCCGAGCCTCCTAACGCAGGCCGAAGAGATGGCCGAAGATTTGGGAGAATCATTCAACACGAACGACCGCCTCCGACAAGTTCTGGCAGATGCGAATGTTCCCGACAAATACGATACGATCATCATTGACCCGCCAGCGACAGCTGGCCCCCACCTGTATAATGCCGTGTCAGCGACGCGCTCGCTCGTCTTACCCGTCGAACCAACCGGAAAGGGAATCCAGTCAGTCGAAGGAATTCAGGATATGGTCGTGAATCTTGAAACCGCGTTGGAGGCCGATATCGGTGTACTGGCCATCGTTCCAAACGGCGTCGGACAGACAACAAACCAGGAGCAGTATCTTGAACAAATTCGAGAGCTCGGCTACAATGCTCCAGTCGTGTTCGGGGATCGGTCAGCGCTGTTCGAAGGCTGCTGGGACCAACGGTGTACGGCGTTCTACTACGTCGGCTACCACCGCACTCGACGACGAGACTACGAAGTCGAAACATTGGACAAAATACGTGATCTTGCGGCCCATATCCAGGAGGTAGGAGATCAATGA
- a CDS encoding cupin domain-containing protein has product MTSATQATTVSSSETVTFGRTLVGGEPTDDGLTFPVDSPTVELLAKATSPLISNPMLGEYGAALVEAEDVDGAYLRALAITPPGAAGPAEHYHPDYAESFEVVEGEFVFEVEGEPRTLSPGESVTVEAGTPHTFRNESDSYATCIVETRPAGQLTEVVQLLFGLAHDGKLPDSGRPSFLQAMVMADEMGDDTIFTSPRPAIQRLLAALVAPVGRVAGYRAHYPAYAEDSFWTERVEQLPAQ; this is encoded by the coding sequence ATGACTTCTGCTACTCAAGCAACAACTGTATCCTCTTCGGAGACGGTGACATTCGGGCGTACGCTCGTCGGTGGAGAACCGACCGACGACGGACTAACGTTCCCTGTGGACAGTCCGACGGTGGAGTTGTTAGCCAAGGCGACGAGTCCGCTCATCTCGAATCCGATGCTCGGGGAATACGGCGCGGCGCTCGTGGAAGCCGAAGACGTGGACGGTGCATACCTGCGAGCACTCGCAATCACGCCACCGGGAGCCGCCGGGCCAGCTGAGCACTATCACCCGGACTACGCCGAGTCGTTCGAGGTTGTTGAGGGCGAGTTCGTCTTCGAAGTCGAGGGCGAACCACGGACACTGAGCCCCGGCGAGTCGGTGACCGTCGAGGCCGGGACGCCACACACATTCCGGAACGAGTCCGACTCCTACGCAACCTGTATCGTCGAGACGCGCCCCGCCGGACAGCTCACCGAGGTTGTCCAGTTGTTGTTCGGGCTGGCCCACGATGGGAAACTCCCGGACTCGGGGCGACCCTCGTTCCTGCAGGCGATGGTGATGGCCGACGAGATGGGCGACGATACGATATTCACCTCGCCACGACCCGCAATCCAGCGGCTCCTGGCTGCCTTGGTTGCCCCGGTGGGGCGAGTCGCAGGCTACCGGGCCCACTATCCGGCATACGCTGAGGACTCGTTCTGGACAGAGCGTGTCGAACAGCTCCCTGCGCAATAA
- a CDS encoding helix-turn-helix domain-containing protein, translated as MVANANRDHPDIHEYDELFLGDRRTIAQYEADEKSLYEFLWESSLPPEFPIIVENGEMEFDITATQEQFEAFGEALDETGRQYDLLTLIHTDEQETVLTDRQRGCLTVAQRRGYFAVPRECTLADLANVLDVDKSTPAKRSDEELLVSSNSSSSIETDGQFRARKKTISSVTKKSLQIAVRDW; from the coding sequence ATGGTTGCCAACGCAAACCGGGATCACCCGGACATTCACGAGTATGACGAGTTATTCCTCGGTGATCGACGAACCATCGCGCAATACGAAGCCGACGAGAAAAGCCTCTACGAGTTTTTGTGGGAGTCATCGCTTCCGCCGGAGTTTCCGATCATCGTCGAGAACGGCGAGATGGAATTCGACATCACTGCGACGCAGGAACAGTTCGAAGCCTTCGGTGAGGCGCTTGATGAGACTGGACGCCAGTACGACCTCCTGACACTCATCCATACTGACGAACAAGAGACCGTGCTGACTGACCGCCAGCGAGGGTGCTTGACTGTCGCGCAACGCCGCGGCTACTTTGCGGTGCCACGGGAGTGTACGCTGGCGGACTTGGCTAACGTGCTCGATGTCGATAAATCGACTCCAGCGAAACGATCCGACGAGGAACTGCTCGTATCGTCGAACAGTTCCTCGTCAATCGAGACTGACGGTCAATTTCGCGCGCGAAAGAAGACCATCTCTTCCGTTACCAAGAAATCATTGCAGATCGCGGTGAGAGACTGGTGA
- a CDS encoding site-specific integrase, which translates to MTDNYQQSNEWAQQHRQSLTTRHTHEDVLTDREFELLLEACSSLPEPRDLQARFVCLAGGRLGLRAGEIAHFRADWLDWDRMLLRTSQHEPRECGYCRRQAAQETTHNEQLTHEEAIETRWHPKTVASARSIPIDLSLRLELCLERFTDQYDSFPRSRTTVNRRVTTAAEAADIDCRVYPHCLRATAASYHAYQGVAPVLLQAVMGWSDLATAQKYIRISRTSHG; encoded by the coding sequence ATGACGGACAACTATCAGCAGTCGAATGAATGGGCTCAGCAGCATCGACAATCCCTGACGACGCGGCACACTCACGAGGATGTCCTCACGGACCGGGAGTTCGAACTCCTCTTGGAAGCGTGTAGTTCACTGCCGGAACCGCGAGACTTGCAGGCACGATTCGTGTGTCTAGCTGGTGGCCGACTCGGGCTCCGGGCTGGCGAGATCGCACACTTCCGGGCAGACTGGCTCGATTGGGATCGGATGCTGCTTCGCACTTCACAACACGAACCCCGTGAGTGCGGCTATTGTCGTCGGCAAGCAGCACAAGAGACGACTCACAACGAGCAACTCACACATGAAGAAGCGATAGAAACTCGCTGGCACCCGAAGACGGTTGCTTCCGCCCGGTCGATACCGATTGATCTGTCGCTCCGGTTGGAGTTGTGTTTGGAGCGGTTCACTGACCAGTACGACTCGTTCCCTCGGTCCCGTACTACTGTCAATAGAAGAGTGACAACTGCCGCCGAGGCAGCGGACATTGATTGCCGGGTCTATCCGCATTGTCTCCGTGCGACTGCTGCCAGCTACCACGCCTACCAAGGGGTTGCGCCGGTTCTACTCCAAGCGGTCATGGGGTGGAGCGACTTGGCCACAGCGCAGAAGTACATCCGCATCTCCCGAACGAGCCACGGCTGA